The Methanoculleus taiwanensis nucleotide sequence CCGGCAATCATGGCAAAGACAATTCGCGGGAGGCGGTTGACCATGATAGCGCACTCTTCTGCCGTGGTGGGCTCTGAAAAAAGACCTCTCGCGATGATCGAGTAGACTTCGACCACCGAGAGATCGTACGAGCCGATATTTGCTGCTATGCCTGCAAGAGCGAGGAGGAGAATGAGGCAGGAGCCGACAAGGATCCATTTCCTCCTGATGTATCCGGTGTAGTGCGTCCGAAGCCGTGCAAGTTCGGTCTCATGCATTGTCGAACGTCACCTCGTGTCCGGATATGTGAAGACGCCATGCTCGGCGACGTCGTAGTCGACGCCGTGGAACCGGTCGATATACTCCTGGTTGATCGCCTCCGGATCGAGGTCTGCGAACCGGTCAGGATAGAACCACTTCGCGATCGTCGCAAGAGCCGCCGGGTACTGGAGACCGTAGGCGTAGCGGTATGAGACAATATACACCTGGTTGTTCTTCGCCGCCGGGGTGAAGGTGAGGATCTGCTGACCGGTGATGTCGCTATGGTGATCGGCAAGCGCTGTCGGGTCGTCGGTTTCGTAACCGCCTGCATAGCACAGTCCGAGGATCGCGTCCGGGTTCTGCTGCGCTATCCACTCGGTGTTGACGACGCCGGTCTTTGCCGCGACGGTATCGGCGGCTACATTGACCCCGCCGGCGTCGGTGCAGTGGGCATGCATGTACTGCCCTTCCGAGGCGGTCCGCCGGTCCGCCCCGCCGGAAGCACCGACATCGATGAAGACCTTCAGCCGCTCGTCTTCGGGGATCGCCGCCGCCCGCTGCTTGATATCGTCGACGTAGCGGTCGTGCCAGGCGACGTACTCGGCAGCCTGCTCCTGGCAGTCGAGGAGATACCCGATCTTCAGGATCTCGTCCCGAAGGTAGGAGGGCTCGAGGTAGTCCATCCTGACGACCGTGACCGAGGAAGGCATCTTATCGACGAAGAAGTCGTCACCCGGGCCGAGGGTGACGTAGGTGATGATAGCGTCGGGATTGCATTCGTAGATCTTTTCAATGTCGGGGAAATTCGGGCCGCCGCCCCCGATGTCGATCTTCTCGAGGGCGTAGGGGTTGATCACCGCCGCTCTGACACCCGAGTTGGCGACCCCGATCACCTTGTCTTCCTGATGGAGCGGGGTTACCCAGTGGCTGTTGTAGGCGACGATCCGGTTCAGCGGCCTGACGATGGTGATCTCCTTCCCGGTGGTATCCGTGATCCGGCGGGGATACTCGGGGAAGTTGTGGCTCGCGTCTGCAAGATCAGCGCGGCTGAAGTGGTCGCCCCGGCCGCCGCAGTACTCCGCATCCATAAAGGAGATGATCTCCTCCGCGAGGACGTCCCCGGCGACGTCATGGATCTCCTGTGGCGTCGTGGGAACCGCCGTAGCGGCGGCCGGCGCGATCAGAAGGGCCAGGAGGATCGCGAGGGCGGCGGCGTATCCGGTGGCTTTCATCGCAGACACCTCCTGCCGGCGAGCAGCAGTGCACCTGCCGCAACTGCGATGCCGAATCCGGGTGCTTCGTGCGCGGCTGCAGAGCCGGTGCCCGTAGCGGTGAGGGACGTCTCTGCTATCTCACCCGTTTCCCCTGTGCCAAAATCCTCCCAGACTCCGGAAATCACGCAGTTTCCGTTCTGACCGGCACTGAGCGTGTAGACAATCTCCGTGTCGTCGATAGCGGAAAGGATGATCTGCTGGCCTGATACCCGGTATCGTCCTTCCGGCAGGGTTGTCCCGGCGAAGGCAAACCCGCCCGGGATCGTCTCTACGATCCCCATGATCGATCCCGGAGGAACGGTGATTGTCACCTCGACGGTGTCCCCTACGGAGGGCGTTTCGGTCGAGACGCTGCGCACCACGTCTCCTTGCGCACCGAGCGCAGGAACAGCGAGCATGCAGCAGACAGCCAGTGCAATAAGGGCTGCAGGTATGTTCATGGTATGAAAATGTATGATTTGATAATAAAAATCTTCCTTTTTGTAATATCAAAACTAGAAAAAAGAATTAGTTATTTTACTTGGTGTGAAAATACTCCTCACACGTAATCAGCATCTCCCGGGAGAACGGCTGCACCGGTCACAGCCCTTCTTCGATATCCCCTTCGAGTTCCAGATACGCACATCGGAGCTTTTCCATCTCTTCCTCGGTCGCGTCCCAGTAGCCCCTGCTCTCGGCCTCAAAGAGCCGCTCCATGACGCCTGCAGTGGCGTATTTATTGTTCTCCTTGAGCCGTTCGAGCAGCTCCTCGTCGAAGACGAACCGCTCGGCGATCGAGGACCAGATCCAGTTGTCGACGGCGTTCGTCGTCGCCGCGAGCCCGAGGGTGTTGTAGACCCGCTCCTCGATCTGCTGGGCGCCGTGGTAGTCGTGCTCGAGCATGGCGTCGATCCACTTCGGGTTGAGGAGGCGCGTCCTGGTGCCGCGGGCGATGACGTCGGCGACATCCTCGGTCTTGATCACCTCTTTGGTGGTGTCGGAGATCATCATCGCCGGTTTCTTCCCGGTGACGGTTTCGACCGCCTTCGAAAGCCCGCCGAAATATTCGAAATAGTGGTCGAGGTCGACGATCTCCCGGTCGTGCCGGTCGCGCACCTGCGAGACGAGCTCCACCCGCCCGATGCTCTTCTGGTACATGCCTTTCGTCTTCACGCCGTGAACGTTGTCGGTGTAGAGGTGGCTCATCGACTCCATGTAGACCTCGGCAAGGTCCTTCTCCTCCTTCCATACCGCGTCCTCGAGCAGTGCGAGCGTTCGCGTACCGTATTCCCCTGCCCGCGGCCCGTAGATCCTCCCGTACGCAAGTTTCTTTGCGTGTTTCTCGTCCGTCAGCCCCTCGACGATCTCCTGCCTGAGCGCCTCAAGATTCTCGAGCGAGTGCTTGCGGACGGAGTTCATCTCCGGCGGCTCCGGAAGTTCGGAGACGAGCGCGAACGCCTGGTTCAACAGCTGCGTGATGTTCGGGAACATATCCCGGAAGAACCCGCAGATGGAGAGATGGCAGTCGATGCGGGGACGCCCGAGGTCTTCGAGCGGGATCACCTCAAGCTCCGGGCTCCAGGATCCCTGCCTGCGGACGACCCTGACCCCGAGGTAGCGGAGAATCTGCCCGATCGTCTCGCCGCCGGAGTTCGTCGTTTCGAATCCCCAGAGGACGATCCCGATGCTCTCGGGGTATGCTTCGCCCTGCTCCCGGAACTTTGCCAGGGTGTTCTCCGCGATCTCCGCACCCCGTTCGCACGCGACCTGTGTCGGGATCTTCGTCGGGTCGAACTGGTTGATGTTGAGGCCGGTCGGGAGCACCTCGGGCTTTCTGATGACGTCGCCGCCGAGCCGCGGTTCGATGAACTCGGTCTTCATCCCCCGCAGGCAGTTTTCGAGCTCGAGCCCGTTATCCGCGTAATCCCGTGCAAGTTCGAGCCCGAAGGCGAGCGTCGCACGGAGCCGGTCGGCCGCATGCCCACAAAGGCCGCTCTCCAGAAGGGCGGCCTCGTCCGACCGGTCGATGAGGGCGCCGACGATCGCGTGGCACTTTTGGTCGATCCCGTCGAGAACCCGTGCATACGCCCCCTTATCTCTGATCGCGGCGTCGTAGTCCAGGCCTTCGGCCTCCGCAAGGATCCGGTTGATCGAGGAGCTGCCGTCGCGGTCGTAGCGGAGGATGAACTCCACGTAGCGCTTGACGGCCTCGTTTGAGTAGACCTCGCCGAGAGTATGCAGCCCCATCGGGATGATGCTCCGCTTCATCTCGTAGACCTCTTCGTGGATCTCATGAATGCTGCCGCCCGAGAAGTGCAGCTCGCGGGCGAGCCCGAAGATCTTCTCCCGGACGCGCTCCGCCCGCAGATCCTGAGCCTTGCTCACCGCCTCCTCGTGTTCGTCGATGAGCGTCTCCAGGTCGACGTAGCGCTCGTAGAGATCCGAGGTCGAGAAGGGGGGCGAGTTGTAACTGATTATCGTGCCGTAGAGGCGGCGTTTGGCGATCGTCGACTCGGAGGTGTTCACGACCGAGTAGATGTAGAGATGAGGCATATTCCCGATGAGGATGTCCGGGAAGCACTTTCTGCTCATCCCGATCTCTTTGCCCTTCGTGAACTCCGCAAGACCGTGCGTGCCGACATGGTAGACGACGTGGGCGCCGAAGACGTGCTCGAGCCAGTAGTAGTAGGCGATATACTGGTGGTGCGGCGGTTTCGTCTTGTCGTGGGCAGCCTTTGCAACGTCGCTCTCGTCGAGCGGCGGTCGCGCCGGTTGTATCCCAACGAAGATATTCCCGAAGTTTACTCCGGGTACCAGGAAGCGATGCCCGAGGGTCATCACTTCGCCGGGCGGCGGCCCCCAGCACTCGATCACGTCCTGCTGCACGTCAGGGTCGAGCGATCTGAAGTGCGCCCCGTACTCCGCGGCATCGAGCGAGGAGCAGGCGTCCAGGGTATGTTCCGGCGAGAACCACGTTCCCGAGTTGACGATCTCCTTCTCCTCGAAGATCTCGTGGAGCGGCCGGTCCGGCAGCTCGACGGTGTAGCCCTGTCCGGCAAATGCCTCGAGCATCCTGCGCACGCTCACGAAGACGTCGAGGTACGAGGCGCGGCCGAGGTTCCCCTCGCCGGGCGGGTAGCCGTAGATCATCACGGCGACCTTTTTCTCGGCATTGGCAAGGTGCTTGAGCCGGATCCAGTTCCCGACCCTGGCGCAGATCCGGTCGAGCCGGTCCGGGATCGGCAGCACCTCCTTCGCCTCGACGCCGTTTACGGTCACCGTCTGCAGCCCGCAGCAGGGAATGGGCTCGATGCATCCGTCGAGTTCCGGCCAGATCACCGCCATGATCGTCATCACCGGCGATATTCCGGCGGTCTCCCGCTCCCAGTCCTCCACGTCCTGGGAGAACAGGGAGACCGGTGCAAAGACCGGCACGTTCAGCCTCCTGAGCAGCCTGGTCGTCTGGGCCGGGTCGCCGCCCAGGGGTCCGCCGTTGAGCCTGAACCACTTGAGGTTGATGACCGCATCCACGCACGGCGCTCCGTCCCGGAAGAAGAACTCTTCGATGGCGCGGAGGTTATGTTCCGGAGCCGAATGCACCGGGATCACGTTCATCTCCGGGAACGCCTCGAAGAACGCCCGAATCTGCGGGATGTTCTGGTCGAGGTGCATACCGCTGTTGATCATAACACCGATGCCGGGCCGCCCGTCTCTGCAGCCTGCGGCGGCGAAGTACTCGTCGAGATCCGCAAAATGCCCGAGATCGGGGTGGACGATCCCGTACTCCGGGCATTCGACCGGTTCCGCCGCATCGGGCAGGGCGGTGTAGCCGAGGTAGCGCTTGAGGAGGAAGAGGATGAGGTTATAGTAGTTGTCGCGCCCTCCGTAGCGCCAGTAGCGGATTGTCTTGAGATAGTTCTCCGTATCCTCGTGGAGCCGCTCCCGTGCATCCGTCCCGGAGGCTGCGATTGCATCGCGGGCGACCTCGATCCGGTCTTTCGGAGCACCGGCATCGCCGTCTGCTCTTCGCGGCCATCCTTCCGCCGCCTCTCTTCCTTTCCCGGCGAAGCTCCCGAGCCGGGTCACCTCGAAGAGCCGGTGGAACGGCCCCATCATGCTGAGGACGATATTGGCGCCGTCCCGCAGGGCGGCGTAGGCGAGTTCGCTCGCCCTCCCCGCACCCCGGATATCGATCAGGACGATCTCCGCAGCCCGGAGAGCCTCCGTGAGGGCCTCCTCATCGACCTCCTCTTTTTCGATCTGGTGGGGGTAGACCATGGTCATCACGATACCGAGATCGAAGTCCCGGTTCAGGCAGTCAATCGC carries:
- a CDS encoding ABC transporter substrate-binding protein — protein: MKATGYAAALAILLALLIAPAAATAVPTTPQEIHDVAGDVLAEEIISFMDAEYCGGRGDHFSRADLADASHNFPEYPRRITDTTGKEITIVRPLNRIVAYNSHWVTPLHQEDKVIGVANSGVRAAVINPYALEKIDIGGGGPNFPDIEKIYECNPDAIITYVTLGPGDDFFVDKMPSSVTVVRMDYLEPSYLRDEILKIGYLLDCQEQAAEYVAWHDRYVDDIKQRAAAIPEDERLKVFIDVGASGGADRRTASEGQYMHAHCTDAGGVNVAADTVAAKTGVVNTEWIAQQNPDAILGLCYAGGYETDDPTALADHHSDITGQQILTFTPAAKNNQVYIVSYRYAYGLQYPAALATIAKWFYPDRFADLDPEAINQEYIDRFHGVDYDVAEHGVFTYPDTR
- the bchH gene encoding magnesium chelatase subunit H, with amino-acid sequence MKLACISTVPSPAVVEAIDCLNRDFDLGIVMTMVYPHQIEKEEVDEEALTEALRAAEIVLIDIRGAGRASELAYAALRDGANIVLSMMGPFHRLFEVTRLGSFAGKGREAAEGWPRRADGDAGAPKDRIEVARDAIAASGTDARERLHEDTENYLKTIRYWRYGGRDNYYNLILFLLKRYLGYTALPDAAEPVECPEYGIVHPDLGHFADLDEYFAAAGCRDGRPGIGVMINSGMHLDQNIPQIRAFFEAFPEMNVIPVHSAPEHNLRAIEEFFFRDGAPCVDAVINLKWFRLNGGPLGGDPAQTTRLLRRLNVPVFAPVSLFSQDVEDWERETAGISPVMTIMAVIWPELDGCIEPIPCCGLQTVTVNGVEAKEVLPIPDRLDRICARVGNWIRLKHLANAEKKVAVMIYGYPPGEGNLGRASYLDVFVSVRRMLEAFAGQGYTVELPDRPLHEIFEEKEIVNSGTWFSPEHTLDACSSLDAAEYGAHFRSLDPDVQQDVIECWGPPPGEVMTLGHRFLVPGVNFGNIFVGIQPARPPLDESDVAKAAHDKTKPPHHQYIAYYYWLEHVFGAHVVYHVGTHGLAEFTKGKEIGMSRKCFPDILIGNMPHLYIYSVVNTSESTIAKRRLYGTIISYNSPPFSTSDLYERYVDLETLIDEHEEAVSKAQDLRAERVREKIFGLARELHFSGGSIHEIHEEVYEMKRSIIPMGLHTLGEVYSNEAVKRYVEFILRYDRDGSSSINRILAEAEGLDYDAAIRDKGAYARVLDGIDQKCHAIVGALIDRSDEAALLESGLCGHAADRLRATLAFGLELARDYADNGLELENCLRGMKTEFIEPRLGGDVIRKPEVLPTGLNINQFDPTKIPTQVACERGAEIAENTLAKFREQGEAYPESIGIVLWGFETTNSGGETIGQILRYLGVRVVRRQGSWSPELEVIPLEDLGRPRIDCHLSICGFFRDMFPNITQLLNQAFALVSELPEPPEMNSVRKHSLENLEALRQEIVEGLTDEKHAKKLAYGRIYGPRAGEYGTRTLALLEDAVWKEEKDLAEVYMESMSHLYTDNVHGVKTKGMYQKSIGRVELVSQVRDRHDREIVDLDHYFEYFGGLSKAVETVTGKKPAMMISDTTKEVIKTEDVADVIARGTRTRLLNPKWIDAMLEHDYHGAQQIEERVYNTLGLAATTNAVDNWIWSSIAERFVFDEELLERLKENNKYATAGVMERLFEAESRGYWDATEEEMEKLRCAYLELEGDIEEGL